A section of the Chryseobacterium ginsenosidimutans genome encodes:
- the tpx gene encoding thiol peroxidase: MYSKLIFSTLIFFSAFFFAQNSKTANTVLMGGKPVHTYAKLPSVNKAAPKFTLTDVTMKDQTLDSYKGKFLILNIFPSVDTGVCSASVRHFNEDAANIPNTVVLCISKDLPFAQKRFCGAEGIKNVVMLSDFRSDFGKMYGVEITDSVMKGLLSRAVVVIDPSGKIVYEEQVADISHEPNYEAAIKAVKN, translated from the coding sequence ATGTATTCAAAATTAATTTTCAGCACGTTGATATTTTTCTCAGCATTTTTTTTCGCTCAAAATTCTAAAACAGCAAACACTGTTTTGATGGGCGGAAAACCGGTACATACTTATGCTAAATTACCCTCTGTGAATAAGGCAGCGCCAAAATTTACCCTTACCGATGTTACAATGAAAGATCAGACTCTCGATTCTTATAAAGGAAAGTTCTTGATCCTTAATATTTTTCCGAGTGTGGATACGGGTGTTTGTTCGGCTTCTGTACGTCATTTCAATGAAGATGCTGCCAACATTCCGAATACGGTTGTTCTTTGTATTTCTAAAGATCTTCCTTTCGCCCAGAAGAGATTTTGTGGCGCAGAAGGCATAAAAAATGTGGTAATGCTTTCGGATTTCCGTTCAGATTTTGGAAAAATGTATGGTGTAGAAATCACAGATTCTGTAATGAAAGGGCTTTTGAGCAGAGCGGTTGTTGTGATCGATCCTTCAGGAAAGATTGTGTATGAAGAGCAGGTTGCAGATATTTCACACGAACCGAATTATGAGGCTGCGATTAAGGCGGTGAAAAACTAA
- a CDS encoding protein-L-isoaspartate(D-aspartate) O-methyltransferase, which yields MQDSFVHKGKRKNLVDYLRNRIGISDENVLSAMNEVPRHLFIESIFEDFAYEDRAFPILAHQTISHPSTVAEQSELLQVRQGEKILEIGTGCGYQTAVLLAMKALVYTVERQKDLFDFSKKKLREMHLYPKFQSFGDGFAGLPTFAPFDKIIVTCGASVLPTELLKQLKVGGKMVIPLGPTDEQVLYRFTKISPTEFEKEEFGAYKFVPMLGNTNQ from the coding sequence ATGCAGGATTCGTTTGTACATAAAGGAAAAAGAAAAAACTTGGTTGATTACCTTCGAAACAGAATCGGGATTTCGGATGAAAATGTACTTTCGGCAATGAACGAAGTTCCGAGACATCTTTTTATAGAAAGTATTTTTGAGGATTTTGCCTATGAAGACCGGGCTTTTCCGATTTTGGCGCATCAGACAATTTCGCATCCTTCCACCGTTGCCGAGCAATCTGAACTTTTACAGGTAAGACAAGGCGAGAAAATTCTTGAAATAGGAACCGGCTGCGGATATCAGACTGCTGTTTTATTAGCAATGAAAGCTTTGGTTTATACAGTAGAAAGACAAAAGGATCTGTTTGATTTTTCAAAGAAAAAACTTCGTGAGATGCATCTGTATCCTAAATTTCAGAGTTTCGGAGACGGTTTTGCAGGACTTCCGACTTTTGCCCCTTTTGATAAAATTATTGTGACTTGTGGAGCATCGGTTTTGCCTACAGAATTATTAAAACAATTGAAAGTTGGCGGTAAAATGGTTATTCCTTTAGGTCCTACGGATGAACAGGTCTTATATAGATTCACAAAAATTTCTCCTACCGAGTTTGAAAAAGAAGAATTCGGAGCTTATAAATTTGTTCCGATGTTAGGAAATACAAATCAATAA
- a CDS encoding TonB-dependent receptor plug domain-containing protein, with the protein MKITIPKPCHENWEAMTPEEKGRFCSVCSKTVRDFTIASDDEIINAFSHPTENICGNFYESQLNRNLQYSYINSMFAKFAVGFILTTGGFIAIHAQQKITNDTVKSEEIQEIVLQSSLNKRAMQTMLVGAPTIVSEDVLNTAQKSTTKEIPAKIPGLTVNQIPKDSLGKRELRIGGVHASLRDDQKPLVVINKKIISLEEFREIDTQAIKTMEVLKGTAAAAIYGEKGKNGVILITTKKKWKSKKQETSGN; encoded by the coding sequence ATGAAAATTACGATACCAAAACCATGTCACGAAAATTGGGAAGCCATGACTCCCGAAGAAAAAGGAAGATTCTGTTCTGTTTGTTCTAAAACCGTTAGAGATTTTACCATAGCTTCGGATGATGAAATTATAAATGCATTTTCCCATCCTACAGAAAATATCTGCGGGAACTTCTACGAATCGCAACTGAATAGAAATTTGCAGTATTCTTATATCAATTCAATGTTTGCAAAATTTGCGGTGGGTTTTATTCTGACAACGGGAGGTTTTATTGCTATACATGCACAGCAAAAGATAACGAATGATACAGTAAAGAGTGAAGAAATACAGGAAATAGTGCTTCAATCTAGTCTTAATAAGAGGGCTATGCAAACAATGTTGGTAGGAGCTCCTACTATTGTGTCAGAAGATGTTTTAAATACTGCTCAAAAAAGTACAACAAAAGAAATTCCGGCAAAAATACCGGGGCTAACTGTTAATCAGATACCAAAAGACAGTTTGGGTAAGAGAGAATTAAGGATTGGAGGGGTACATGCGAGTTTAAGAGACGATCAGAAGCCTTTAGTGGTAATCAATAAAAAAATAATCAGTTTGGAAGAATTTAGAGAAATAGATACTCAGGCAATAAAAACAATGGAAGTCTTGAAAGGTACAGCTGCAGCGGCAATATATGGTGAAAAAGGCAAAAACGGAGTAATTCTGATTACCACAAAAAAGAAGTGGAAGTCAAAGAAACAAGAAACCTCTGGCAATTAA
- a CDS encoding 2-hydroxyacid dehydrogenase — MKVFINKRIPEIGIHMLEKAGLEVFIPEHENLSHEEWLSYCKSHDVILNVGSEFKYDKDFFTECPNVKAIALYSVGFDHVDIKEANQRNIPIGNTPDVLSKATSDVAFLLMQSVARRASYNFGKVKDGNWGDFDPLHALGQELYGKTLGIFGLGRIGFEMAKKSKAAFDMNIIYHNRHKNEEAEKELDAAYVSFDELISQSDVLSIHANFIPEQKELFNSAVFEKMKENSIFINTARGGFHNQKDLYNALTEKKIWGAGLDVTNPEPIFKDDPILELSNVCVLPHIGSATIEARNGMAKLAAENLIAFSKGEKMPNCANPDVYKK; from the coding sequence ATGAAAGTATTTATAAACAAAAGAATTCCTGAGATCGGAATTCATATGCTGGAAAAGGCAGGATTGGAAGTATTTATACCCGAACACGAAAATTTATCACATGAAGAATGGTTGAGTTATTGTAAAAGTCATGATGTTATTTTAAATGTCGGAAGCGAGTTTAAATATGATAAAGATTTTTTCACTGAATGCCCCAATGTTAAAGCAATTGCACTGTATTCTGTTGGTTTTGATCATGTTGATATTAAAGAAGCAAACCAAAGAAATATTCCGATCGGTAATACACCTGATGTTTTGAGTAAAGCAACTTCTGATGTAGCATTTTTATTAATGCAATCGGTTGCAAGAAGAGCAAGTTACAATTTTGGAAAAGTAAAAGACGGAAATTGGGGAGATTTTGATCCCCTGCATGCTTTAGGTCAGGAGCTATACGGAAAAACATTGGGAATTTTCGGATTGGGAAGAATTGGCTTTGAAATGGCGAAAAAATCCAAGGCAGCTTTTGATATGAACATTATTTATCACAATCGTCATAAAAATGAAGAAGCCGAAAAAGAATTGGATGCAGCATATGTTTCATTTGATGAATTGATTTCTCAGTCAGACGTTTTGAGTATTCATGCCAATTTTATACCCGAACAGAAAGAGCTTTTTAACAGTGCTGTTTTCGAAAAAATGAAAGAAAATTCAATTTTTATTAATACTGCAAGAGGAGGTTTTCATAACCAAAAAGATTTGTATAATGCGCTTACCGAAAAGAAGATTTGGGGAGCGGGATTAGATGTGACGAATCCTGAGCCGATTTTTAAAGATGATCCTATTTTAGAACTTTCAAATGTCTGTGTTTTGCCCCACATCGGTTCTGCGACGATTGAAGCAAGAAACGGAATGGCAAAATTGGCTGCAGAAAACCTGATTGCTTTTTCAAAAGGTGAAAAAATGCCTAATTGCGCCAATCCGGATGTTTATAAAAAGTAA
- a CDS encoding RNA polymerase sigma factor produces MTSSEQEFLEKIEKHKGIIFKISKMYMDEKDDCDDLFQEITYQVWKSYPNFKGQSEFSTWLYRIALNTAIIFLKNEKKRSFIANNDFSEYKVIQEEFDSEKEEKLNAMYKAIHQLNPIDKAFIFYYLEDVSGKEIAEQMGISEGNVRVKMNRAKNKLKDILNSNKY; encoded by the coding sequence ATGACCTCATCAGAACAGGAATTTTTAGAAAAAATTGAAAAACATAAAGGAATCATTTTCAAGATTTCTAAAATGTATATGGATGAAAAAGATGATTGCGACGATCTTTTTCAGGAGATCACGTATCAGGTTTGGAAGTCTTATCCTAATTTTAAAGGGCAGAGTGAGTTTTCAACCTGGCTATACAGAATTGCTCTGAATACGGCAATTATTTTCCTTAAAAATGAAAAGAAGAGAAGTTTTATAGCTAATAATGATTTTTCGGAATATAAAGTTATTCAGGAAGAATTCGACAGCGAAAAGGAAGAGAAACTAAATGCAATGTATAAAGCAATCCATCAGTTAAATCCCATAGATAAAGCTTTTATTTTCTACTATCTTGAAGATGTTTCGGGTAAAGAAATTGCCGAACAGATGGGGATTTCTGAAGGAAATGTAAGGGTGAAAATGAACCGCGCCAAAAACAAACTTAAAGATATCTTAAACTCAAATAAATATTAA
- a CDS encoding prevent-host-death protein, with protein MDTNRFKASHDFSNLEKNLHNNPGYNVESYSQQAKDYINDMRSQNQEATKQGFMHQVQKSAKDVWGEIQEIASEAWEKNKHRSDDN; from the coding sequence ATGGACACGAATAGATTTAAAGCATCACATGATTTTAGTAATCTTGAGAAAAACTTACATAATAACCCGGGTTACAATGTAGAAAGCTATTCTCAACAGGCTAAAGATTATATCAATGATATGAGGAGTCAGAACCAGGAAGCTACAAAACAAGGATTTATGCATCAGGTTCAAAAATCTGCCAAAGATGTTTGGGGAGAAATTCAGGAAATAGCTTCCGAAGCTTGGGAAAAAAATAAGCATCGTTCGGACGATAATTAA
- a CDS encoding NADP-dependent glyceraldehyde-3-phosphate dehydrogenase, with amino-acid sequence MDSANKASFHEIFKSENEIPEEYKVAEIHQRVYLLNGELVEWNGDVQNIYSPVCIPTENGLERKLLGSIPNIGPKEAMEVLEACVKAYDNGLGEWPTMSVEGRIKCMEKFVYLMIEQRDVVIKLLMWEIGKTLADSTKEFDRTVDYINQTIDALKDLDRESSRFQQAEGTIAQIRRAPLGVVLSMGPFNYPLNEIFTTLIPALIMGNTILFKLPKHGVLAHYPLLNAFKEAFPKGTVNTLYGKGSEIITPIMESGKVNVLAFIGSSKVANGLKKLHPKVNRLRAILSLDAKNAAIVTKNANLDVAVSECILGSLSFNGQRCTALKLIFVQKEVAEEFTQKLTAAVSAMKAGLPWEKDVKITPLPEVNKPVYLKECIDDALAKGAKVLNENGGFTEESFVFPAVVYPVNSEMKLYHEEQFGPVIPVVPFDDIEEPIDYQVNADHGMQVSIFSEDPMEVSKLIDPFVNLVSRVNINCQAQRGPDVFPFTGRKDSAEGTLSVFDALRSFSIRSLVAAKLTESNKNLLNSIVRDHDSNFLSTDYLF; translated from the coding sequence ATGGATTCAGCAAACAAAGCATCATTTCATGAAATATTTAAATCTGAAAACGAGATTCCGGAAGAATATAAAGTTGCCGAAATTCATCAGCGCGTTTATCTCTTAAACGGGGAGCTGGTAGAGTGGAACGGAGATGTACAAAATATCTATTCGCCCGTTTGTATTCCTACAGAAAACGGACTGGAAAGAAAACTGTTGGGAAGTATTCCCAATATCGGTCCGAAAGAAGCGATGGAGGTTCTTGAAGCCTGTGTAAAAGCCTATGATAACGGATTGGGCGAATGGCCGACAATGTCTGTTGAAGGGCGTATAAAATGTATGGAAAAATTCGTGTATTTAATGATCGAACAACGTGATGTAGTCATTAAATTACTGATGTGGGAAATCGGTAAAACTTTGGCAGATTCCACAAAAGAATTCGACAGAACAGTAGATTATATTAATCAGACTATTGATGCGCTGAAAGATCTGGACAGAGAATCATCACGTTTCCAACAGGCAGAAGGAACAATTGCACAGATCCGTAGAGCTCCTCTTGGTGTTGTTCTGAGTATGGGACCATTTAATTACCCTTTAAATGAAATTTTTACGACATTGATCCCCGCTTTGATTATGGGAAATACAATTCTTTTTAAACTCCCTAAACATGGTGTTTTGGCGCATTATCCTTTATTGAATGCTTTTAAAGAAGCTTTCCCGAAAGGAACGGTAAATACATTGTACGGAAAAGGTTCTGAAATCATCACTCCAATCATGGAAAGCGGAAAAGTGAATGTTTTAGCGTTTATAGGCTCAAGTAAAGTAGCGAACGGATTAAAGAAACTTCACCCTAAAGTTAATCGTTTAAGGGCTATTTTAAGTTTAGATGCTAAAAATGCCGCCATTGTTACAAAAAATGCTAATCTCGATGTTGCAGTAAGCGAATGTATTTTAGGATCGCTTTCTTTTAACGGTCAAAGATGTACAGCATTAAAATTAATTTTTGTACAGAAGGAAGTTGCGGAAGAGTTTACTCAAAAATTAACGGCTGCAGTTTCTGCAATGAAAGCAGGACTTCCGTGGGAAAAAGACGTAAAAATTACTCCGCTTCCTGAAGTGAATAAACCTGTGTATTTAAAAGAATGTATTGATGATGCTTTGGCAAAAGGAGCAAAAGTCCTCAATGAAAATGGCGGATTTACAGAAGAATCATTTGTTTTTCCGGCAGTTGTTTATCCTGTGAACAGCGAAATGAAATTGTATCATGAAGAACAGTTTGGTCCAGTAATTCCTGTTGTACCGTTTGATGATATTGAGGAGCCAATTGATTATCAAGTGAATGCAGATCACGGAATGCAGGTGAGTATTTTCAGCGAAGATCCGATGGAAGTCTCAAAACTGATTGATCCGTTTGTGAATCTGGTAAGCCGTGTGAATATCAATTGTCAGGCTCAGAGAGGTCCGGATGTTTTCCCGTTCACAGGAAGAAAAGACAGTGCCGAAGGAACACTTTCTGTGTTTGATGCGCTTCGTTCATTTTCAATCCGTTCTTTAGTGGCCGCAAAACTTACAGAATCCAACAAGAATTTATTAAACAGTATTGTAAGAGATCACGATTCTAATTTCCTGAGTACAGATTATCTTTTTTAG
- a CDS encoding SDR family oxidoreductase: MLKNQTFLITGIADENSLAMKTAEKILENKGNVVCAGLGITPFHNNLSEKAQGFLQKNYDDFENACHKVLGQNIYTAPLDVTLPESLDFLAKDLHQKGIRLNGFLHAIAMDKTIRQKSVKPMLEVTVEEFNETMNVSAFSLITLSQALISNNVLQNGASIVSLSYIAAEKVSSFPYINISIAKAALERLTLEIAHELGRKYGIRANAIRFSPYMGSKAGNATLNAEDVEKANQKSPLGNALPEDLAHEIVHLFRKETRITGEIRHVDGGFHIMG, translated from the coding sequence ATGCTGAAAAATCAGACATTTCTTATAACGGGCATTGCGGATGAAAATTCCCTTGCCATGAAAACTGCCGAAAAAATCTTAGAAAATAAAGGAAATGTAGTTTGTGCCGGATTAGGAATTACTCCTTTTCACAATAACCTTTCTGAAAAAGCCCAAGGTTTTCTTCAAAAAAATTATGATGACTTTGAAAATGCCTGTCATAAAGTTTTAGGGCAAAATATTTACACGGCTCCTTTAGATGTAACTTTACCTGAAAGTCTGGATTTTCTTGCAAAAGATCTTCATCAAAAAGGCATTCGGCTTAATGGCTTTCTCCATGCCATTGCTATGGACAAAACAATCAGACAAAAATCTGTAAAGCCAATGCTGGAGGTTACTGTGGAGGAATTTAATGAAACAATGAATGTGTCTGCGTTTTCTCTTATCACACTTTCCCAGGCTTTGATCTCAAATAATGTTCTTCAAAATGGAGCTTCCATTGTTTCTCTCAGTTATATCGCAGCAGAAAAAGTTTCATCTTTCCCTTACATTAATATCAGTATTGCAAAAGCTGCTTTGGAACGATTAACACTGGAAATAGCTCATGAATTAGGCCGAAAATATGGTATTCGCGCCAATGCGATCCGTTTTTCACCCTATATGGGAAGCAAGGCCGGAAATGCTACTTTAAATGCTGAAGACGTAGAAAAAGCCAATCAGAAAAGTCCTTTGGGGAATGCCTTACCTGAAGATCTTGCTCATGAAATTGTTCATCTTTTCAGGAAAGAAACGAGAATAACAGGAGAAATACGTCATGTTGACGGAGGTTTTCACATTATGGGATAA
- a CDS encoding DUF6261 family protein — MKISLVRLSTKDLATLAQRIITNIQSGKYPVITNHPLTTTLQNSYNEYDKVYAKQIYSGKGEDVATADHERDVAYKNLKAFLNGYRKLPSAANYQVAEDLYSVFKTFGLNLDRLSYSSQTAQLKKLIEVLESPENKQKITLLSLDTAFAEMKTKHGAFETMFADQAEANADLRQLTSASAIRKDLEKTLKSYINLLTVMKEITGWELLYSDTNELVKAAKNSEIKTKEEKPS, encoded by the coding sequence ATGAAAATTTCATTAGTGAGACTGAGCACTAAAGACCTTGCGACTTTGGCTCAAAGAATTATTACCAACATCCAGTCAGGAAAATATCCTGTCATTACCAACCATCCTCTTACTACAACTTTACAGAACTCTTACAACGAGTACGACAAAGTATATGCGAAGCAGATCTACAGCGGAAAAGGGGAGGACGTTGCCACAGCAGATCATGAAAGGGATGTGGCTTACAAAAATCTGAAGGCATTCCTCAACGGTTACCGAAAACTTCCTTCAGCAGCTAATTATCAGGTTGCAGAGGATTTGTACAGTGTATTTAAAACCTTCGGACTAAATCTTGACCGCTTAAGCTATTCTTCACAAACAGCTCAGCTGAAAAAGCTGATCGAAGTATTGGAGAGCCCTGAAAATAAACAGAAAATCACTCTTCTTTCTTTGGACACCGCTTTTGCGGAAATGAAAACCAAGCACGGAGCTTTTGAAACAATGTTTGCAGATCAGGCGGAAGCCAATGCAGACCTTCGCCAGTTGACAAGTGCCTCAGCCATTCGTAAGGATCTGGAGAAAACATTGAAATCTTATATCAATCTGTTAACAGTCATGAAGGAGATTACAGGCTGGGAATTGCTCTACAGTGATACGAATGAACTGGTAAAGGCAGCGAAAAATTCGGAGATAAAAACGAAGGAAGAAAAACCATCTTAG
- a CDS encoding urocanate hydratase: MTFQEQIQQGIPSQLPQSKPYETNINHAPKRKEILGEEEKKLALKNALRYFEPQFHAELLPEFREELEKYGRIYMYRFRPDYEMKARDIAEYPGKSVQAKAIMLMIQNNLDYAVAQHPHELITYGGNGAVFSNWAQYLLTMKYLSEMTDEQTLTMYSGHPMGLFPSHKDAPRVVVTNGMVIPNYSKPDDWEKFNALGVSQYGQMTAGSYMYIGPQGIVHGTTITVLNAFRKINKEPKGGLFVTSGLGGMSGAQPKAGNIAGCVTVCAEVNPKITKIRHEQKWVNEIHENLDELVERVKKAQENKETVSLAYLGNIVEVWEKFDQKNVTIDIGSDQTSLHNPWAGGYYPVGQSFEESNKMMAENPELFKEKVQETLRRHAEAINRHTAKGTYFFDYGNAFLLEASRAGADVMSDNPTLGREFKYPSYVQDIMGPMCFDYGFGPFRWVCTSGKPEDLQKTDEIACQVLEEMIKTSPEEIQQQMKDNITWIKGAQENKLVVGSQARILYADAEGRMKIAEAFNKAIKNGEIGAVVLGRDHHDVSGTDSPYRETSNIYDGSRFTADMAIHNVIGDSFRGATWVSIHNGGGVGWGEVINGGFGMLLDGSDDADRRLKSMLFWDVNNGISRRSWARNEGAVFAIKRAMEAEPNLKVTLPNFVDENLF; this comes from the coding sequence ATGACTTTCCAGGAACAGATACAACAAGGCATTCCAAGCCAGTTACCACAGTCGAAACCATACGAAACCAATATCAATCACGCTCCGAAAAGGAAAGAGATTTTAGGAGAAGAAGAGAAAAAATTAGCGTTAAAGAATGCTTTACGGTATTTTGAGCCTCAGTTTCATGCAGAATTATTACCGGAATTCAGGGAGGAATTGGAGAAATATGGTAGAATTTATATGTATCGTTTTCGTCCGGATTACGAGATGAAAGCAAGAGATATTGCCGAATATCCGGGAAAATCTGTGCAGGCAAAAGCAATCATGCTGATGATTCAGAACAATCTGGATTATGCCGTTGCACAGCATCCTCACGAACTGATTACGTATGGTGGAAACGGAGCCGTTTTCTCCAACTGGGCGCAGTATCTTTTAACGATGAAATATCTGTCTGAAATGACAGACGAACAAACGTTAACCATGTATTCCGGTCATCCGATGGGATTGTTTCCCTCTCATAAAGATGCACCGAGAGTGGTAGTGACCAACGGAATGGTAATTCCAAATTACTCTAAACCCGATGATTGGGAGAAATTCAATGCGTTGGGGGTTTCGCAGTACGGACAGATGACGGCGGGAAGTTATATGTACATCGGTCCGCAGGGAATTGTTCACGGAACAACAATTACGGTTTTAAACGCTTTCAGAAAAATAAATAAAGAACCTAAAGGTGGACTTTTCGTCACTTCAGGTTTGGGCGGAATGAGTGGTGCTCAGCCAAAAGCCGGAAATATTGCAGGGTGTGTTACGGTTTGTGCGGAAGTAAATCCAAAGATCACAAAAATTCGTCACGAACAGAAATGGGTGAATGAGATCCATGAAAACCTTGATGAATTGGTAGAAAGAGTGAAAAAAGCTCAGGAAAACAAAGAAACTGTTTCTTTGGCTTATTTGGGAAATATTGTTGAGGTTTGGGAAAAATTTGATCAGAAAAATGTAACAATTGATATCGGATCAGATCAGACTTCGCTTCACAATCCTTGGGCGGGAGGGTATTATCCTGTTGGGCAAAGTTTCGAAGAATCTAATAAAATGATGGCAGAAAACCCTGAATTATTCAAAGAAAAGGTTCAGGAAACATTAAGAAGACACGCAGAAGCCATCAACAGACATACAGCAAAAGGAACCTATTTCTTCGATTACGGAAACGCATTTTTATTGGAAGCATCAAGAGCCGGAGCCGATGTAATGTCTGATAACCCTACGTTGGGAAGAGAATTTAAATACCCAAGTTATGTTCAGGATATTATGGGACCGATGTGTTTTGATTACGGTTTTGGACCTTTCCGTTGGGTTTGTACAAGCGGAAAACCAGAAGATTTACAGAAAACAGATGAAATTGCCTGTCAGGTTTTAGAAGAAATGATTAAAACTTCGCCTGAAGAAATCCAGCAGCAGATGAAGGACAACATCACCTGGATCAAAGGGGCGCAGGAAAATAAATTGGTGGTGGGTTCTCAGGCTAGAATTTTATACGCCGATGCAGAAGGTAGAATGAAAATCGCAGAAGCCTTCAACAAAGCCATTAAAAATGGGGAAATCGGAGCGGTAGTTTTGGGTAGAGATCATCACGATGTTTCGGGGACAGATTCGCCGTACAGAGAGACTTCCAATATTTATGATGGGTCGAGATTTACGGCAGATATGGCGATTCACAATGTGATTGGGGATAGTTTCCGTGGGGCAACCTGGGTGAGTATTCACAATGGAGGTGGCGTTGGCTGGGGAGAAGTAATCAACGGTGGTTTCGGAATGTTATTGGATGGAAGCGATGATGCCGACAGAAGATTAAAATCAATGCTTTTCTGGGACGTGAATAACGGAATTTCAAGACGAAGCTGGGCAAGAAATGAAGGTGCTGTTTTTGCGATTAAAAGAGCAATGGAAGCCGAACCGAATTTGAAAGTGACGCTGCCGAATTTTGTGGATGAAAATCTTTTTTAA
- a CDS encoding 3-oxoacyl-ACP synthase III family protein — translation MITKKNAFIKGTGSYVPPKILKNDFFEAIGSSDEWIYKNLGIKERRIAEGEVTSDLAYKAGLKALEEANVKPEEIDLIIVATSTPDRQAPSTACFVQEKMGAYQAVAFDISAVCSGGLYGIAIGCQFIETGMYQNVLIIGADTFSTITDWERKDSVFFGDGAGAILLSATNEDKGFFDFKLHADGRGKYHFNIPAGGSEMPASEETLKQKLHYFQMNGKEVFNTATKVLPETITEILEANKLSASDIDWVIPHQPSIRILQETARKVDIPFEKVMTNMDKYANTSGGTIPIVLDETYKSGKIQPGNILLFAAVGSGWTWGTALYKA, via the coding sequence ATGATTACTAAAAAAAATGCTTTTATAAAAGGTACGGGCTCTTATGTTCCTCCAAAAATTTTAAAGAATGACTTTTTTGAAGCTATCGGCTCTTCTGATGAATGGATTTATAAAAATTTAGGAATTAAGGAGCGCAGGATTGCAGAAGGTGAAGTAACGAGCGATCTGGCTTATAAAGCAGGTTTAAAAGCATTGGAAGAAGCAAATGTAAAGCCAGAAGAAATTGATCTGATTATTGTAGCAACTTCTACACCCGACAGACAGGCGCCTTCTACAGCATGCTTTGTTCAGGAAAAAATGGGTGCTTATCAAGCGGTTGCTTTTGATATTTCTGCAGTTTGCTCAGGCGGATTATATGGAATTGCAATTGGCTGCCAATTTATAGAAACAGGCATGTATCAAAATGTATTGATTATTGGGGCAGATACTTTTTCTACCATTACAGATTGGGAACGGAAAGATTCTGTATTTTTTGGAGATGGGGCGGGCGCTATTTTACTTTCCGCAACGAATGAAGATAAAGGTTTTTTTGATTTTAAACTTCATGCAGACGGACGCGGAAAATACCATTTTAATATTCCTGCCGGAGGTTCCGAAATGCCTGCTTCCGAAGAAACACTGAAGCAAAAGTTACATTACTTTCAGATGAACGGTAAGGAAGTTTTCAATACGGCAACCAAAGTTTTGCCCGAAACGATAACTGAAATTTTAGAAGCCAATAAACTTTCTGCAAGTGATATAGACTGGGTAATTCCGCATCAGCCAAGTATAAGAATTCTTCAGGAAACGGCAAGAAAAGTAGATATCCCTTTTGAAAAAGTAATGACTAATATGGATAAATATGCCAATACTTCGGGCGGAACAATCCCAATTGTTCTTGATGAAACGTATAAAAGCGGAAAAATACAGCCCGGGAATATCCTCTTATTTGCAGCCGTAGGTTCAGGATGGACTTGGGGTACAGCTCTTTACAAGGCTTAA